In Leishmania donovani BPK282A1 complete genome, chromosome 28, one DNA window encodes the following:
- a CDS encoding rrp44p homologue, putative → MNAMEDYRVQNIILLTTVMQEVQNRNKAMYARLQRLLGDDKKQCFVFANDRHEQTHCMRKREESPNDFNDRAIRVAAQWYARHVVAAFPGMADSSTSSVIVVSHDRAFKQAMDASEEAQRVSNLRCVSLRDYIKLTIASDSDLLEKIQYEEPEGMKESPSTRQLFTPHLGMAAMDAGVHDGSLYKGKLRVSETSCFFGEIRGKFEGHTFQRILIQGRANMNRAIHDDVVAVQLLPVPSWRGPKGSAPLSESASEEDAITAGFTPTGKVVGLLSSNRRPFCGSLDEGELEQVKANMSDNVSILFQPKNNRIPRIRISTRHVQDLMDKRLSVVIDDWPLYSSFPVGHYVEVLGKIGDRDTEATVILLENDVPHYDFSEAVHDCLPKGQWSVAKDEEARRLDLRDLCVVSVDPLGCRDIDDALHCRVVNGNHLEVGVHIADVTHFLHEGTAMDDEAAKRSTSVYLVDRRINMLPQLLTENLCSLVEAEDRYAFSILWEFDENLNVVRDWFGKTIIRSRGALYYGDAQRMIDNPTDTSDIAVSLRELMRLSKHFKAQREKDGALFLASQEFKFKVDNEHVNPTDMQVYQTFEANSMIEEWMLYANAAVATKVYESYPQWTLLRRHERPAEGAFDTLNDALYGKLHVRLDDTTSLTLNKSLDKCEDPQDPYFNKLIRILTTRCLRQAQYFSSGGIPKDEFYHFGLAMPIYTHFTSPIRRYADVIVHRQLAAAIGIENVSEQHMNTERMEAVAENLNYRHEQAQRAGRDSQNLFTGFYLRNFEDGKIPDEEGYVVRVSETHVFVLVPKYGQESRIPREQLETVPRLLDRVKVAIQLKRQGDVMRTKLVFRLIGLMRDGEEGGVLVADDEAYEVIEDSEEASEDAPRASQGAPATSVAAGDNDTKAAEPEFKRARADGAETALPTSL, encoded by the coding sequence ATGAACGCCATGGAGGACTACCGCGTGCAGAACATCATCCTCCTCACCACAGTGATGCAGGAGGTGCAGAACCGCAACAAGGCCATGTATgctcggctgcagcgcctcctcgggGACGACAAGAAGCAGTGCTTTGTCTTCGCGAACGACCGACACGAGCAGACGCACTGCATGCGCAAGAGGGAGGAGTCGCCCAACGACTTCAACGATCGCGCGATTCGAGTGGCGGCGCAGTGGTACGCGCGGCATGTGGTAGCCGCCTTCCCGGGCATGGCGGACTCATCGACGTCCAGTGTGATTGTCGTTTCGCACGATCGGGCCTTCAAGCAGGCTATGGACGCgtcggaggaggcgcagcgggtgaGCAACCTGCGCTGCGTATCGCTCCGTGACTACATCAAGCTGACCATCGCCAGCGACTCGGACTTGCTGGAGAAGATTCAATACGAGGAGCCGGAAGGGATGAAAGagtcgccgtcgacgcggcaGCTCTTCACGCCGCATCTCGGCATGGCCGCCATGGACGCCGGCGTGCACGACGGGAGCCTGTACAAAGGCAAGCTGCGCGTCAGTGAGACAAGCTGCTTCTTTGGCGAGATTCGCGGCAAGTTCGAGGGCCACACCTTCCAGCGCATTCTCATACAGGGCCGCGCCAATATGAACCGCGCGATTCACGACGAcgtcgtggcggtgcagtTGCTGCCCGTGCCGAGCTGGCGTGGCCCAAAAGGCTCAGCTCCCCTTTCAGAGTCTGCGAGCGAAGAAGATGCCATCACGGCGGGCTTCACGCCTACCGGCAAGGTGGTGGGCCTACTCTCCTCCAACCGCCGGCCGTTCTGCGGCAGTCTTGATGAGGGTGAGCTCGAGCAGGTCAAGGCGAACATGTCGGATAACGTCTCCATCCTGTTTCAGCCCAAGAACAACCGAATCCCGCGCATTCGCATCAGCACCCGTCACGTGCAGGACTTGATGGACAAGCGTCTTAGCGTGGTGATTGATGATTGGCCCTTGTACAGCAGTTTTCCAGTTGGGCACTACGTTGAGGTGCTGGGCAAGATCGGCGATCGTGACACGGAGGCGACGGTCATTCTTTTGGAGAACGACGTGCCCCATTACGACTTCAGCGAGGCAGTCCACGACTGCCTTCCAAAGGGGCAGTGGTCTGTGGccaaggacgaggaggcaaGGCGGCTGGACTTGCGCGACTTGTGCGTTGTCAGCGTCGACCCGCTGGGGTGCCGCGATATCGATGACGCGCTGCATTGCCGCGTCGTGAACGGCAATCACCTCGAGGTGGGTGTGCACATTGCCGACGTCACGCACTTTCTGCACGAGGGCACGGCCATGGACGATGAGGCAGCAAAGCGCAGCACGAGCGTGTACTTGGTGGATCGGCGCATCAACATGCTGCCACAGCTGCTGACGGAGAACCTCTGCTCGCTCGTGGAGGCTGAGGACCGCTACGCCTTTTCGATTCTCTGGGAGTTTGATGAGAACCTGAACGTGGTGCGCGACTGGTTTGGCAAGACAATCATCCGCTCCCGCGGCGCCCTTTACTacggcgacgcgcagcgcATGATCGACAACCCGACCGACACCTCTGACATCGCCGTTTCGCTGCGCGAACTGATGCGGCTCAGCAAGCACTTCAAGGCGCAGCGCGAAAAGGACGGCGCCCTCTTTCTGGCGTCGCAGGAGTTCAAGTTCAAGGTGGACAACGAGCATGTCAACCCAACCGACATGCAAGTCTACCAAACCTTCGAGGCGAACTCGATGATCGAGGAGTGGATGTTGTACGCCAACGCGGCGGTCGCGACGAAGGTGTACGAGTCCTACCCCCAGTGGAcgttgctgcgccgccacgagCGACCTGCTGAAGGCGCATTCGACACGCTGAATGACGCTTTGTACGGCAagctgcacgtgcgcctcGACGACACGACCTCTCTGACGCTGAATAAGTCCCTCGACAAGTGCGAGGACCCGCAGGACCCGTACTTCAACAAGCTCATTCGCATCCTCACCACGCGATGTCTGCGACAGGCGCAGTACTTCTCCAGCGGTGGCATCCCCAAGGACGAGTTTTACCACTTTGGACTTGCCATGCCCATCTACACCCACTTCACGTCGCCGATACGCCGCTACGCCGATGTCATTGTCCATCGTCagctggcggccgccatcgGCATCGAAAACGTTAGTGAGCAGCACATGAACACGGAGAGGATGGAGGCCGTAGCAGAAAACCTCAACTACCGCCACGAacaggcgcagcgggcgggCCGGGACTCTCAGAATCTCTTCACCGGCTTCTACCTGCGCAACTTTGAGGATGGAAAGATCCCTGACGAGGAAGGCTACgtggtgcgcgtgtcggAGACGCACGTCTTTGTGCTTGTGCCCAAATACGGTCAGGAGAGCCGCATCCCGCGGGAACAGCTGGAGACGGTGCCGCGCTTGTTGGATAGAGTAAAAGTGGCCATCCAGCTGAAGCGGCAGGGCGACGTCATGCGCACAAAACTTGTGTTCCGCCTGATTGGCCTGatgcgcgacggcgaggagggcggagtGCTGGTGGCAGACGATGAGGCGTACGAGGTCATCGAGGATAGCGAGGAAGCTTCCGAGGATGCACCCAGAGCGTCACAGGGTGCGCCGGCAACATCCGTAGCGGCGGGTGACAACGATACCAAGGCAGCGGAGCCGGAGTTTAAACGGGCTAGAGCAGACGGAGCCGAGACTGCCCTGCCAACCTCGTTGTAG
- a CDS encoding ubiquitin activating enzyme, putative — protein sequence MREAEAVRYDRQIRLWGKSTQQQLMHTSVALHGVAGAAAEAAKNLVLAGVRAVAVADEGLVTDADVCTNYLMQGEAGGTRGARALGALQRLNPHVSVYDAVTKLDGSSGTRVTMAAVITEEDAVPHVQAALPCADIVALHATCGPTVLALFLYRRLPAHSLAEQWRCLVAEPSLLAEKPRGYQRAVLALHVRTEAVSLGFAAAAGKAYEVVSRLQLQQLTAADVQEVLQTCAHGAGSADCVSDTIAGACIAQHLIRQIGALNQPPDAQSYHWMLCECGAEVECLVGL from the coding sequence AtgagggaggcagaggcggtgcggtATGACCGCCAAATTCGGCTATGGGGCAAATCgacccagcagcagctgatgcaCACAAgcgtcgcgctgcacggtgttgccggtgccgctgcggaggcAGCAAAGAACTTGGTCCTGGCAGGGGTGCGCGCGGTGGCCGTCGCCGATGAAGGCCTTGTCACAGATGCCGACGTGTGCACCAATTACTTGATGCAGGGCGAGGCGGGAGGCacgcgcggcgctcgcgcgctcggcgcactgcagcgACTGAACCCACACGTTTCGGTGTACGACGCAGTCACCAAACTGGATGGCTCTTCGGGAACACGGGTGACGATGGCTGCCGTGATCACTGAAGAGGACGCCGTACCGCATGTGCAAGCTGCTTTGCCGTGCGCTGACATCGTCGCACTGCATGCCACGTGCGGGCCCACTGTTCTGGCGCTCTTCCTCTAtcggcggctgccggcgcacTCGTTGGCGGAGCAGTGGCGTTGCCTCGTGGCAGAACCGAGTCTTTTGGCAGAGAAGCCGCGCGGCTACCAGAGAGCCGTTTTGGCGCTGCACGTGCGTACAGAAGCCGTGTCGCTTGGgttcgccgctgccgccgggaAGGCATACGAGGTGGTGAGCCGGTTGCAACTCCAGCAGCTGACGGCCGCCGATGTGCAGGAAGTACTGCAGACCTGtgcgcacggcgccggcTCGGCAGACTGCGTTAGCGACACGATTGCCGGCGCGTGCATCGCTCAGCACCTGATCCGCCAAATCGGCGCCCTCAACCAGCCGCCGGACGCGCAGTCGTATCACTGGATGCTCTGCGAGTGCGGCGCAGAGGTGGAGTGCCTTGTCGGGTTGTAG